The nucleotide sequence AAGCCCGGCGACTACCTATTCGTAGAATTCGGACACAACGACCAGAAGGAAAAAGGCCCTAATGACGGCGCCTACAAATCCTACACCGAGCGGCTACAGTTCTTCGTGCGCGAAGCCAAAAAGAAGGGCGGCATTCCAGTTATCGTGACGTCCACGGCCCGCCGCAACTTCGACGAGGCAACAGGCAAAAACGTGAACAACCTCGGCGACTACCCCGACGCGGCCCGCAAAGTGGCCCAAGAAGAAGGTGTGGCGCTAATTGATTTGAACGCCATGACCACTACGCTCTACGAAGCGCTGGGCGTACAAGCGTCGATGAAGGCTTTCGTGCATTACCCCGCCAATACCTACCCCGGCCAAGAGAAGGCCCTGGCCGACAACACGCACTTCAACCCCTACGGCGCCTACGAAATTGCGAAGTGCGTGGTAGAAGGCATCAAAGCCAACAAGCTAGGTTTGACGAAGTACCTCAAATCGGACATCCCGGCCTTTGACCCCGCGCATCCCGATGCCCTGGATAAGCTGGCGTGGGCCGACAGCCCCCGCAATACAGTGATAAAACCCGACGGAAACTAGCGTTAACCGAAGCAGCACCTGAACCGCAAGCACTACTACCACCCTACTTTACCTCATATGAAAAGAACTTCTTCTCGGCACCTGACAGTAGGTTTATTAGGATTAACTCTGCTGGCTGGCACGCCCTTGCTGGCCCAGAAAGCCCCGGCAAAAACGACCCCAGTAAAAGCCAACGACACCACCACGCCGCTGCACCTGTTGCAGCCGGATTATCCGGTGCCGTACGGCAAAACCAAGGCCGAGGAAGTGAAGCAGGTACTGGACCGAGTGTACACGTATTTGGATGCGGCCACGCCTGCCCAGCTGGTTGATAAGCAAACCAATGCCGTTGTTAGCACCAGTGCCAAGTTCAACCCCAACGCCGTTATCAAGCCCGGCGACTTCCGTCTAACCAGCTACGAATGGGGCGTTACGTACTCGGGCATGCTGCTGGCCGGCGAAGTAACCGGCGATAAGAAATACACTGCCTATACCTTCGACCGGCTTAAGTTTCTGTCGGAGCTGGCGCCGTACTACAAGGAGTTCCAAAACGCCAATCCGAAGGCGCCTACGCCCATGCGCGGCTTCATGAACCCGCACGCCCTCGATGATGGCGGGGCCCTAACGGCCTCCATGATCAAAGCCCAACGGGCCGGCCTGTCCGCCGATTTGCGCCCCCTAATCGACGGCTTCGTCAACTATATTATGACGAAGGAGTTTCGGTTGACGGATGGCACCTTGGCGCGCAACCGCCCGCAGCCCAACACGCTCTGGCTCGACGATATGTACATGGGCATTCCGGCCCTGGCGCAGATGGGCAAACTTACCGGTGAGAAGCGCTATTACGACGAAGTGGTGAAGCAGTACACGCAGTTTTCGCAGCGCATGTTCAACCAGCAAAAGGGGTTGTATATGCACGGCTGGGTGCAGGAAATGAGCGTGCACCCCGAGTTCCACTGGGCCCGGGCCAACGGGTGGGCCCTCATGACCACCGTTGACATTCTGGACGTGCTACCCGAAGACCACCCCGGCCGCCCTGCCATGCTAGCACAGCTAAAGGCCCACGTAAAAAGCCTAGCTGCGCTGCAAGCCGGCAGTGGCTTCTGGCACCAGCTCCTAGACCGCAACGATTCTTACCTAGAAACTTCGGCCACAGCCATCTACGCCTACGCCATTGCGCACAGCATCAACAAAGGCTGGCTCGACACTAAGGCTTACGGTCCCATGGCCCTATTGGCCTGGAATGCCGTGAGCACGAAAGTCAACACCAAAGGGCAAGTGGAAGGCACCTGCGTGGGCACCGGCATGGGCTTCGACCCGGCTTTCTACTACTACCGTCCCGTGAATGTGTACGCCGCCCACGGCTACGGCCCGGTTATCTTGGCGGGCGCCGAAATCATTCGTTTGCTGAAAACTCACCCCTCCGAAATCAACGACAGTTCCGTTCAGATAACCAACTAACTAGGCTGACTGACACCAATAATTTGCCTTTCCCGTTAAGCTTTAGCTTTCCTTCTGCTCGTTACTTTCTCTCCCTCACCTATTTTCAATGCACAGAAGCACTTATCGAGTTGCCGTACGTATTTGCACCGCGCTAGGTGTTTTCGGGCTTGCCTTGGCTGCCCTGCCCGCGTTGGCGCAACAGCCAGTCAAGAAAGGAGAGCCGCTGGTGTTTTCCTACTTCAAAGGCAACGGCGAAGACGGTCTGCACCTCGCCTACAGCCGCGACGGATACGCTTGGACTTCCCTGAAAAAAGACAGCACCTTCCTGCGCCCCACCGTGTCGAAAGACAAGCTCATGCGCGACCCCTGCATCATCCGGGGCAAGGATGGTTTGTTTCACATGGTTTGGACTGTAAGCTGGAACGACAAAGGCATCGGTTATGCTAGCTCCAAAGACCTTGTCAACTGGAGTGCGCAGCAGTTTGTGCCCGTGATGCAAAAAGAGGCGGAAGCCCGCAACTGCTGGGCCCCAGAAATCACCTACGACGCTGCCACCGGCGCCTACGTCATCTACTGGGCGACCACCATCAAGGGCCGCTTTCCCGAAACCCAAAGCACCGCCGACGCGGCCTACAACCACCGCATCTACTATGTCACGACCAAGGACTTCAAGGCGTACTCCGATACCAAGCTGCTCTACGAACCCGGCTTCAACGTTATTGACGCCACCATTCAGCGCGACGGCAAGCGCTACGTGATGTTCCTGAAAGACGAAACCCGCGAGCCGGCTCAAAAGAACTTGCGCGTAGCATTCAGCAACAGCATTACGGGTCCGTACAGCAAAGCCTCCGCTCCCATCACCGGCAAGTATTGGGCGGAAGGCCCCACGGCTGTGAAGTTTGGCAACGAGTGGCTGGTGTATTTCGACAAATACACCGAGCACAAATACGGCGCGGTGCAATCCTCTGACCTTGAAACCTGGACCGACGTATCCGACAAAGTGCAGTTCCCCAAAGGCCTGCGCCACGGCACCGTTTTTCCGGTGACCGAGAAAGAACTTAATGTGCTATTGAAGCAATAGGACCGACGCAAAACCTTATTCATAAAAAAGTGCGTCCTGCTTAGCAGGACGCACTTTTTTATGAGCATAATCACCAGCAGCTTCCTGGTGCTCTTCATTCAGAGCGGGTTGACTTAGGCTGCTTGCAAAACCTATTCTGTTTGTCTTTGGATGCTCACTCGTCAGGACTTTACAGCGTTTGCGAGCGGTTTTCCTTGTTCGAAGTCGGTGATGTTCTGTAGGGTAATGCGCGCGATGTTGTGCAAGGCGTCGGCGGTGAAAAAGGCTTGGTGGCCGGTGACAAGCACATTGTTGAACGAGAGCAGGCGCATAAACACGTCATCCTGGATGACTTTGCCCGACATATC is from Hymenobacter tibetensis and encodes:
- a CDS encoding glycoside hydrolase family 43 protein produces the protein MHRSTYRVAVRICTALGVFGLALAALPALAQQPVKKGEPLVFSYFKGNGEDGLHLAYSRDGYAWTSLKKDSTFLRPTVSKDKLMRDPCIIRGKDGLFHMVWTVSWNDKGIGYASSKDLVNWSAQQFVPVMQKEAEARNCWAPEITYDAATGAYVIYWATTIKGRFPETQSTADAAYNHRIYYVTTKDFKAYSDTKLLYEPGFNVIDATIQRDGKRYVMFLKDETREPAQKNLRVAFSNSITGPYSKASAPITGKYWAEGPTAVKFGNEWLVYFDKYTEHKYGAVQSSDLETWTDVSDKVQFPKGLRHGTVFPVTEKELNVLLKQ
- a CDS encoding glycoside hydrolase family 88/105 protein, with protein sequence MKRTSSRHLTVGLLGLTLLAGTPLLAQKAPAKTTPVKANDTTTPLHLLQPDYPVPYGKTKAEEVKQVLDRVYTYLDAATPAQLVDKQTNAVVSTSAKFNPNAVIKPGDFRLTSYEWGVTYSGMLLAGEVTGDKKYTAYTFDRLKFLSELAPYYKEFQNANPKAPTPMRGFMNPHALDDGGALTASMIKAQRAGLSADLRPLIDGFVNYIMTKEFRLTDGTLARNRPQPNTLWLDDMYMGIPALAQMGKLTGEKRYYDEVVKQYTQFSQRMFNQQKGLYMHGWVQEMSVHPEFHWARANGWALMTTVDILDVLPEDHPGRPAMLAQLKAHVKSLAALQAGSGFWHQLLDRNDSYLETSATAIYAYAIAHSINKGWLDTKAYGPMALLAWNAVSTKVNTKGQVEGTCVGTGMGFDPAFYYYRPVNVYAAHGYGPVILAGAEIIRLLKTHPSEINDSSVQITN